A window of Ruania suaedae contains these coding sequences:
- a CDS encoding glycine C-acetyltransferase → MYTIAECLRAELDELRSAGLYKHERAIASPQSAHVLTSPPDGGPSGTSASAPAEVLNFCANNYLGLAGHPDIVAAAHRALDERGFGMASVRFICGTQDQHLELERRVAAFLGAEASILFGSCFDANGGVFETLLSAEDAVISDELNHASIIDGIRLCKASRFRYANRDMADLRTQLVRATEGGARRILVVTDGVFSMDGYLAPLAEICDLAEEFGALVMVDDSHAVGFMGPTGAGTPEHAGVGDRVDLTTGTFGKALGGASGGYVAGRAEIVELLRQRARPYLFSNSLAPPIVAATLTALALVADSADLRKQLQANAALFRERMSAEGFELLPGQHAIVPVMFGDAALAARIADAMLERGVYVTAFSYPVVPRGKARIRVQLSAAHSSADVEACVAAFVAAREAVPN, encoded by the coding sequence GCACGTGCTGACCTCCCCTCCCGACGGCGGCCCCTCCGGCACGTCCGCGAGTGCACCCGCCGAGGTGCTGAACTTCTGTGCCAACAACTACCTCGGCCTGGCCGGCCACCCGGACATCGTCGCCGCCGCCCACCGGGCGCTGGACGAGCGCGGTTTCGGGATGGCCTCGGTCCGCTTCATCTGCGGTACCCAGGATCAGCACCTGGAGCTGGAGCGCCGGGTGGCAGCGTTCCTCGGCGCGGAGGCCTCGATCCTGTTCGGCTCCTGCTTCGACGCCAACGGCGGCGTGTTCGAGACGCTGCTCAGCGCCGAGGACGCCGTCATCTCCGACGAGCTCAACCACGCCTCCATCATCGACGGCATCCGGCTGTGCAAGGCGAGCCGGTTCCGGTACGCCAACCGGGACATGGCCGACCTGCGCACCCAGCTCGTCCGGGCAACCGAAGGCGGGGCGCGCCGGATCCTGGTGGTCACCGACGGGGTGTTCTCCATGGACGGCTACCTGGCACCGCTGGCCGAGATCTGCGACCTGGCGGAGGAGTTCGGGGCGCTGGTGATGGTGGACGACTCCCACGCCGTCGGGTTCATGGGGCCCACGGGCGCGGGCACACCGGAGCACGCCGGGGTCGGCGACAGGGTCGACCTGACCACCGGGACCTTCGGCAAAGCCCTGGGCGGCGCCTCCGGCGGCTACGTGGCCGGGCGGGCCGAGATCGTGGAGCTGCTGCGCCAGCGGGCCCGGCCGTACCTGTTCTCCAACTCCCTGGCTCCGCCAATCGTGGCCGCGACGCTGACCGCGCTGGCCCTCGTGGCCGACTCGGCCGATCTGCGCAAGCAGCTGCAGGCGAACGCCGCGCTGTTCCGGGAGCGGATGAGCGCGGAGGGCTTCGAGCTGCTGCCCGGTCAGCACGCCATCGTCCCGGTGATGTTCGGCGATGCCGCCCTGGCCGCCCGGATCGCCGATGCGATGCTCGAACGCGGGGTCTACGTGACCGCGTTCAGCTACCCGGTGGTCCCGCGCGGGAAGGCCCGGATCCGGGTGCAGCTCTCGGCGGCGCACTCTAGCGCGGACGTCGAGGCCTGCGTGGCGGCGTTCGTGGCTGCCCGGGAGGCCGTACCGAACTGA